The following are from one region of the Apostichopus japonicus isolate 1M-3 chromosome 17, ASM3797524v1, whole genome shotgun sequence genome:
- the LOC139984771 gene encoding uncharacterized protein yields MPATTIASSTPLSDLAENFFLCPVCLDQFKEPKQLPCLHRYCRNCLRAVIGASQDGKIKCPMCKQNYVIPENGVDDFKTDFHMKSVVEFIKLQKSFENKDLKKCISCSKTTIVSAYCFKCRDFLCNDCNEVHASSKMFTDHQPLTLKLDNKETKNLTLEKLAALTVDPRCIVHVKEKANLCCSSCGNVPVCIICIYSKHKGHDLHDVTELAKGERELLKPKLAELNMYRAKLYELPKKVGIAAQTLKENIDEKTEKFMNQHKQQTHKIKEKLAKRTKERKRGILEIENRRKDENKQTSLNFEKELSQLKEKYDKIRERTENKYDKECEEFNVKCDEKDGAFLEKLRSLDVSFKNLTTANGLLAKPYEEELRQRSDYCDQIIKRYENFTATTTSVLASNDVWKDVQCIPDIRAACDTLIEEMKHDFPELKSLSDFKISKIKKVKFDDVRISDQSESDVDVEGIKAKNWWITSIISNGDGKIVITGAESREHSHITLITGRGELLRQDHIKMDNRMHYPNRYCCNLSEFKVITVCQADEIGIYDVRNGSHIRKHISGMTRSWSAGQLVMCVATDLVKHHIIVGTTLRYLYVFYNELNYSHTITLPDAISGSWGIAVRRDSLLVCDYMSAGAYAVTMEGSKSKLMYEFPKPELDGCNWRPISVCIDKNQFIYMLWWASTSGHRRCLLVQYSQDGRQLLTTKSVDDNARCITTLEVDDSDKLLIATHNSGKLYTYGLVAK; encoded by the coding sequence ATGCCTGCCACAACGATTGCTTCGTCAACACCTCTAAGTGACTTGGCAGAAAACTTTTTCCTGTGTCCTGTTTGCTTGGATCAATTTAAAGAACCGAAACAGTTACCATGTCTCCATCGATACTGTAGGAATTGCTTGAGAGCAGTCATTGGAGCCAGCCAAGATGGAAAAATTAAATGTCCAATGTGTAAACAGAATTATGTCATACCGGAAAATGGAGTTGACGATTTCAAAACTGATTTTCATATGAAGAGTGTAGTTGAGTTCATAAAGTTGCAAAAAtcttttgaaaataaagatTTGAAGAAATGCATCAGCTGTTCAAAGACTACAATAGTTTCAGCATACTGTTTCAAGTGTAGGGACTTTTTATGTAATGACTGTAACGAGGTTCACGCCAGCAGTAAGATGTTCACAGATCATCAACCACTCACTCTGAAATTGGATAATAAGGAAACAAAGAACTTAACACTGGAAAAGTTAGCAGCACTCACAGTGGATCCTAGGTGCATTGTACATGTGAAAGAGAAAGCCAACTTATGTTGCAGCAGTTGCGGAAATGTACCAGTTTGTATTATCTGTATATACAGTAAGcacaaaggtcatgacctgCATGACGTAACTGAACTAGCAAAGGGTGAAAGAGAATTGCTCAAGCCGAAACTAGCTGAATTAAACATGTACAGAGCTAAGTTATACGAACTACCTAAGAAAGTCGGAATTGCTGCTCAAACACTAAAGGAAAATATTGATGAGAAAACAGAAAAGTTTATGAATCAGCACAAACAGCAGACACacaagataaaagaaaaactgGCCAAACGTACCAAAGAAAGAAAACGAGGGATATTGGAAATTGAAAACAGAAGGAAAGATGAAAACAAGCAAACCAGTCTTAATTTTGAAAAGGAGTTGAGCCaattgaaagagaaatatgataaaatcaGAGAAAGAactgaaaacaaatatgataaaGAATGCGAAGAGTTTAATGTTAAATGCGATGAAAAAGACGGAGCATTCTTGGAAAAACTTAGAAGCTTAGATGTCAGTTTCAAAAACCTGACAACGGCGAATGGTTTGCTGGCAAAGCCATATGAAGAAGAACTAAGGCAAAGGTCAGACTATTGTGACCAGATTATTAAACGATACGAGAACTTCACAGCAACGACTACGTCTGTTCTTGCCTCTAATGACGTTTGGAAAGACGTTCAGTGTATTCCTGATATTAGAGCAGCTTGTGACACTTTGATAGAAGAAATGAAACATGACTTTCCTGAATTAAAATCTTTGTCTGATTTTAAAATTAGCAAAATCAAGAAAGTTAAATTTGATGACGTAAGAATCAGTGACCAAAGTGAGTCAGATGTTGATGTTGAGGGAATCAAAGCCAAAAATTGGTGGATCACTAGTATAATAAGCAACGGGGATGGTAAAATCGTTATTACTGGTGCCGAATCACGTGAGCACTCACACATCACTCTCATCACCGGACGAGGAGAACTTCTACGACAGGATCACATCAAGATGGATAACCGCATGCATTACCCGAACCGTTACTGTTGTAATTTATCAGAGTTCAAAGTTATAACAGTTTGTCAAGCAGATGAAATCGGTATTTATGATGTCCGTAATGGTTCACACATCAGGAAGCACATCAGTGGCATGACAAGAAGCTGGTCAGCAGGTCAGTTGGTAATGTGTGTTGCTACTGATCTTGTCAAACATCACATCATTGTTGGTACCACCCTCAGATACCTCTACGTATTTTATAATGAATTGAATTATAGTCACACCATTACACTACCGGATGCAATCAGTGGATCGTGGGGCATCGCTGTGCGTAGAGATAGCCTTTTGGTATGTGACTACATGAGTGCGGGAGCATATGCAGTCACCATGGAGGGATCGAAGAGTAAGCTGATGTATGAATTCCCGAAACCGGAACTAGATGGATGCAACTGGAGACCTATCAGTGTGTGTATAGACAAGAATCAATTCATCTACATGTTATGGTGGGCAAGTACCTCAGGCCATCGGAGATGTCTCCTGGTACAGTACAGTCAAGATGGCCGACAGTTGTTGACAACAAAATCAGTTGATGATAATGCTCGTTGTATAACCACATTAGAAGTTGATGATTCTGATAAACTTCTAATAGCAACACATAACTCGGGAAAGCTGTACACTTACGGTCTGGTAGCTAAGTAG